In Sebaldella termitidis ATCC 33386, one DNA window encodes the following:
- a CDS encoding MarR family winged helix-turn-helix transcriptional regulator — protein sequence MYENIEVLLDEFYKTYYKIEEINLNQVIKCLTTTELHVIEAIGDQLLTMNELSEKLGITMGTASVAINKLSEKNFIERERSDDDRRKVFVKLSKKGLLAYKYHNSFHSNILEKVTSEISKSKMETFIEVFETIVKNLNKVKKDIQPESILNFEKGDVIQVSNIKGSPAIKKYLNEKGINIKSLIKINDKNKHILSLLVDGDEKIINIEDAADIMVIRNYI from the coding sequence ATGTATGAAAATATTGAAGTTTTACTGGATGAATTCTATAAAACTTATTATAAAATAGAAGAAATTAATCTGAATCAGGTAATAAAGTGCCTGACTACTACAGAGCTTCACGTCATAGAGGCTATCGGAGATCAGCTTCTTACCATGAACGAGCTTTCTGAAAAGCTGGGAATAACAATGGGTACAGCTTCTGTAGCTATAAACAAGCTTTCAGAGAAAAATTTTATTGAAAGAGAAAGAAGTGACGATGACAGAAGAAAGGTATTTGTAAAGCTTTCTAAAAAGGGACTGCTTGCTTATAAATATCATAACAGCTTTCACAGCAATATTTTGGAAAAAGTTACCAGCGAAATATCAAAAAGCAAAATGGAAACTTTTATTGAAGTTTTTGAAACTATTGTAAAAAATCTTAATAAAGTAAAGAAAGATATCCAGCCTGAATCTATCCTGAATTTTGAAAAAGGAGACGTAATTCAGGTTTCAAATATAAAAGGCAGTCCTGCCATAAAAAAATACCTGAATGAAAAAGGCATTAATATAAAATCATTAATCAAAATCAATGATAAAAACAAGCATATTTTGTCACTTTTGGTAGATGGTGACGAAAAGATAATAAATATAGAGGATGCAGCTGATATAATGGTTATCAGAAACTACATCTGA
- the rpe gene encoding ribulose-phosphate 3-epimerase, translating into MIKVAPSVLAADFSILKEELVSLEKAGADYIHLDIMDGNFVPNISFGAPVIKELRKCSKLVFDVHLMVEMPERYIEDFVNAGADIITVHVESTKHLDRTIELIKSYGIKAGVTLNPATPVESLKYIINKVDMVLVMSVNPGFGGQSFIEYSLDKIKEIKNMRPDVDIEVDGGITDITAKRVIEAGANVLVAGSYVFNGDYKEKIDSLRGGK; encoded by the coding sequence ATGATAAAAGTTGCTCCTTCTGTTCTGGCAGCAGATTTTAGCATTCTTAAAGAAGAGCTTGTAAGTTTGGAAAAGGCAGGTGCCGATTATATACACTTGGATATTATGGATGGTAATTTTGTTCCTAATATTTCTTTCGGTGCTCCCGTAATAAAAGAATTGAGAAAATGCAGCAAGCTGGTATTCGATGTTCATTTAATGGTTGAGATGCCGGAAAGATATATAGAGGATTTTGTTAACGCAGGTGCTGATATTATTACTGTCCATGTGGAAAGTACAAAACATCTTGACAGAACCATAGAATTGATCAAATCTTACGGGATAAAAGCCGGAGTTACTCTAAACCCCGCTACTCCTGTAGAATCTTTGAAATATATTATTAATAAGGTTGACATGGTTTTGGTTATGAGTGTAAATCCGGGATTTGGCGGTCAGAGTTTTATAGAATATTCTCTTGATAAAATAAAGGAAATCAAAAATATGCGTCCGGATGTTGATATAGAAGTCGACGGAGGCATCACAGATATTACTGCAAAAAGAGTAATTGAAGCGGGAGCCAATGTTTTAGTTGCCGGTTCTTATGTTTTCAACGGCGATTATAAAGAAAAAATTGACTCTCTCAGAGGAGGTAAATAA
- the rsgA gene encoding ribosome small subunit-dependent GTPase A: protein MLNRITAAELLRPAEKVSQNRLHSLRNLKAAVHLLLHRIKGGTFIKGRVIRKIKGFYYVNSDNNIYECKLRGALKIKNDKLNCIVGDIVEFDEKEQAICKVFERENYLDRPLISNIDYAGITFAIKSPDFDYTNFQKVLLNVYDRNITPFVIFTKVDLISDTELKEFTDNFHMVFSTLELDVFPVIATDDTALSDLREFIAGKITAFSGPSGVGKSTLINNLLNEDILRTGDISEKTDRGKHTTTESRIFELDNSTLIVDTPGFSSLDFPKLKEKTALSRLFPDFQDYSVLCKFRDCTHINEPECGVKSALENAKIPKLRYEFYLYSYNNIFREVKK from the coding sequence ATGCTAAACCGGATAACAGCAGCGGAACTGCTCCGGCCGGCGGAGAAAGTCAGCCAAAACAGGCTCCACAGCCTAAGAAACCTGAAGGCAGCGGTACACCTGCTCCTGCACAGGATTAAAGGAGGTACTTTTATTAAAGGAAGAGTTATAAGAAAAATTAAGGGTTTCTATTATGTTAACAGTGATAATAATATTTATGAATGTAAACTCAGGGGAGCCCTTAAAATAAAAAATGATAAGCTTAACTGTATTGTCGGCGATATTGTCGAATTTGACGAAAAAGAGCAGGCAATATGCAAGGTTTTTGAAAGAGAAAACTACCTTGACAGACCGCTTATTTCAAACATTGATTATGCAGGAATTACCTTTGCGATTAAGTCTCCGGACTTTGATTATACTAACTTTCAGAAAGTACTTTTAAATGTATACGACAGAAATATAACCCCGTTTGTTATATTCACCAAGGTTGATCTGATTTCAGATACAGAGTTAAAAGAATTTACTGATAATTTTCATATGGTATTTTCCACTCTTGAGCTTGATGTTTTTCCTGTTATTGCTACAGATGACACTGCTCTTTCAGATCTGAGAGAGTTTATTGCCGGAAAAATAACAGCCTTTTCAGGACCAAGCGGTGTAGGTAAGTCTACTCTTATAAATAATCTTCTTAACGAAGATATCTTAAGAACAGGTGATATTAGTGAAAAAACCGACAGAGGTAAACATACTACCACTGAAAGCCGCATTTTTGAACTTGATAATTCTACATTAATAGTAGATACACCGGGATTTTCCAGTCTGGATTTTCCCAAATTAAAAGAAAAAACAGCACTTTCACGCTTATTTCCTGACTTTCAGGATTACAGCGTACTTTGTAAATTTAGGGACTGTACTCATATAAATGAACCGGAGTGTGGTGTAAAAAGTGCTTTGGAAAATGCAAAAATTCCAAAATTGAGATACGAATTTTACTTGTATTCATATAATAATATTTTTAGAGAGGTGAAAAAATGA
- a CDS encoding PASTA domain-containing protein, giving the protein MAGRIRINYIKFIIFVISLAVIIIFGRDVFVRRFFNEQKSEVPNVMNLDVKDAEKYLKEAGLKVKINSSNSEKVGFNKVFIQYPEAGKIVKTNRTVQIWVNNGKGKEVPNIEKMELLEAKSILQNSDIQIEKIDYQPSDAKFNTIISVYPAPGTKLDPNQKISLLVSSRKILDASVMPNLIGLDLNDAQTLLVQLGLKAGKISRANDDTLPVNAIISTNPAPGAKIEKGQAVSIVINSGPAPRKAEPTIEDIIKQNSDENVTNQNVEDIINQTMEKIDEKSTKPAAPPANNNAKPDNSSGTAPAGGESQPKQAPQPKKPEGSGTPAPAQD; this is encoded by the coding sequence ATGGCTGGAAGAATCAGAATAAACTACATAAAATTTATAATTTTCGTAATTTCATTAGCTGTTATAATAATTTTTGGAAGAGATGTATTTGTGAGACGTTTTTTTAACGAACAAAAATCAGAAGTTCCGAATGTAATGAATTTAGATGTAAAAGATGCAGAAAAATACCTGAAAGAAGCAGGTTTAAAAGTTAAGATAAATAGTTCAAACTCAGAAAAAGTGGGATTTAATAAAGTATTTATCCAATATCCCGAAGCAGGAAAGATCGTAAAGACAAACAGAACAGTACAGATCTGGGTTAATAACGGAAAAGGAAAAGAAGTACCAAATATCGAAAAAATGGAACTCCTTGAAGCAAAATCAATACTTCAGAACTCTGATATCCAGATAGAGAAAATAGATTATCAGCCTTCAGATGCGAAGTTTAATACTATAATTTCAGTTTATCCCGCACCGGGAACAAAGCTCGATCCTAACCAGAAGATATCACTTCTTGTTTCTTCAAGAAAAATACTTGATGCTTCTGTTATGCCTAACTTGATAGGTCTTGATCTGAATGATGCACAGACACTTCTTGTTCAGCTGGGATTAAAAGCCGGTAAGATCAGCAGGGCAAATGATGATACACTGCCTGTTAATGCTATAATATCTACTAATCCAGCTCCGGGTGCCAAGATTGAAAAAGGACAGGCTGTATCTATTGTTATAAATTCAGGTCCTGCCCCTAGAAAAGCAGAACCTACAATCGAAGATATCATAAAGCAGAATTCGGATGAAAATGTTACTAACCAAAATGTAGAAGATATCATCAATCAGACAATGGAAAAAATTGACGAAAAAAGTACAAAACCGGCTGCACCTCCGGCAAATAACAATGCTAAACCGGATAACAGCAGCGGAACTGCTCCGGCCGGCGGAGAAAGTCAGCCAAAACAGGCTCCACAGCCTAAGAAACCTGAAGGCAGCGGTACACCTGCTCCTGCACAGGATTAA
- the hpt gene encoding hypoxanthine phosphoribosyltransferase, with amino-acid sequence MTKKDWEYGISKTLIDSETLRARIKELGAEITRDFAGKEEDLVVVCLLKGSLLFMADLIREIKLPITIDFMEISSYGNDFASTREVKILKDLEGSIMGKDVLIVEDIIDSGLTLKKVLKIIGGRGAKEVYLCTLLDKKVKREADINVQYVGFEIDDEFVLGYGLDFKQEYRNIPYIAVMGEDFE; translated from the coding sequence ATGACAAAAAAAGATTGGGAGTACGGAATCAGTAAAACACTGATTGACAGTGAAACATTACGTGCAAGAATAAAGGAATTAGGTGCAGAGATAACAAGAGATTTTGCAGGAAAAGAAGAAGACCTTGTAGTTGTCTGCCTGCTTAAAGGTTCACTCCTGTTCATGGCAGATCTTATCAGAGAGATAAAGCTGCCGATAACAATAGATTTTATGGAAATTTCTAGCTACGGGAATGACTTTGCAAGCACAAGGGAAGTGAAAATACTGAAGGATCTGGAAGGCAGCATAATGGGAAAAGATGTGCTTATCGTAGAGGATATTATTGATTCTGGACTTACATTAAAAAAGGTACTGAAAATAATCGGAGGAAGAGGAGCAAAGGAAGTATACCTGTGCACACTTCTTGATAAAAAGGTGAAAAGAGAAGCAGACATAAATGTACAGTATGTGGGATTTGAAATAGACGATGAATTCGTACTGGGCTATGGTCTGGATTTTAAGCAGGAATATAGAAATATTCCGTATATTGCCGTTATGGGTGAAGATTTTGAATAA
- the rsmA gene encoding 16S rRNA (adenine(1518)-N(6)/adenine(1519)-N(6))-dimethyltransferase RsmA — protein sequence MKILNNTGEKNYRTKKKYGQNFLENKVILEEIFSYADINKTDTVIEIGPGLGFLTESLAEKAGQVYAFEIDDDLVKILSEKFSKVENLKIIHTDFMDYDLSEIVEKEKNIKVVANIPYYITSPIVGKLIKYRDSIDEIYIMVQKEVAERISAVSPSSDISLLTHAVQFFGNAEYLFTVKKELFNPVPKVDSAFLGIKLYKDREYEKQIDEAEYFKYLKAAFSNKRKSLGNNMKNLGYDKQQTGSALEKTGKKPLARAEEFSVQEFIDFINALKDEK from the coding sequence GTGAAGATTTTGAATAATACCGGAGAAAAAAATTACAGAACAAAGAAAAAATACGGTCAGAATTTTTTGGAAAACAAGGTAATACTGGAAGAGATATTTTCATATGCAGATATAAATAAGACAGATACAGTGATTGAAATCGGACCGGGGCTGGGTTTTCTTACCGAAAGTCTTGCTGAAAAAGCTGGGCAGGTATATGCTTTCGAGATAGATGATGATCTGGTAAAAATATTATCGGAAAAGTTTTCAAAGGTCGAGAATCTAAAAATAATCCATACAGATTTTATGGATTATGATTTGTCTGAAATAGTGGAAAAAGAAAAAAATATAAAGGTAGTTGCCAATATTCCGTATTATATTACTTCTCCCATCGTAGGAAAGCTTATTAAGTACAGGGACTCTATAGATGAAATATATATTATGGTTCAGAAGGAAGTGGCAGAACGGATAAGCGCCGTCAGCCCGAGCAGCGATATAAGTCTTCTTACACATGCAGTGCAGTTTTTCGGCAATGCAGAATATCTGTTTACTGTAAAGAAAGAGCTTTTTAATCCCGTACCAAAGGTAGATTCAGCTTTTTTGGGGATAAAACTGTATAAAGACAGAGAGTATGAAAAGCAGATAGATGAAGCAGAATATTTTAAATATCTGAAAGCAGCTTTTTCCAATAAAAGAAAAAGCCTCGGGAATAATATGAAGAATCTGGGATATGATAAACAACAGACCGGGTCTGCACTTGAAAAAACCGGGAAAAAACCTCTTGCCAGGGCAGAGGAGTTTTCAGTACAGGAATTCATAGATTTTATAAATGCTTTAAAGGATGAAAAATGA
- a CDS encoding DUF4911 domain-containing protein: MMKSWEYIIKTRKSDIDYINKIIEVHEGTANVRTLNSEEGMVKILTNEFFLNDVELILEKLKKHGVVLEILEKREWQGVL, from the coding sequence ATGATGAAAAGCTGGGAATATATAATAAAAACTAGAAAATCTGATATAGATTATATCAATAAAATAATAGAAGTGCATGAAGGAACAGCCAATGTGAGAACTTTGAACAGTGAAGAGGGTATGGTAAAAATACTTACAAATGAATTTTTTCTGAATGATGTGGAATTAATTCTGGAAAAACTCAAAAAACACGGGGTGGTACTAGAAATCCTTGAAAAAAGAGAGTGGCAGGGAGTATTATAA
- a CDS encoding acyl-CoA thioesterase, producing the protein MKEKIVEHRVYYYDTDKMGVVYHSNYLKWMEVARTEFFRDILPYSTLEEMGVMLPVKTLNIEYFNSVKYDELIKIKIKLLEFSKIKIKFLYEIYDESFTQLKAKAETVNVFTDADGNLKRLSGEVRDLFGNYISVSSK; encoded by the coding sequence ATGAAAGAAAAAATAGTGGAACATAGGGTTTATTATTATGATACTGATAAAATGGGAGTAGTATATCATTCCAATTATCTGAAATGGATGGAAGTAGCAAGAACTGAATTTTTCAGAGATATACTGCCATACAGCACGCTTGAGGAAATGGGAGTTATGCTTCCGGTAAAAACACTGAATATAGAATATTTTAATTCTGTAAAATATGATGAATTAATAAAAATAAAAATAAAACTGCTTGAGTTTTCAAAGATAAAAATAAAATTTTTATACGAAATTTATGATGAAAGCTTCACACAATTAAAAGCTAAGGCTGAAACAGTGAATGTTTTCACTGATGCAGACGGAAATTTGAAAAGGCTTTCCGGTGAAGTAAGAGACCTCTTTGGAAATTATATTTCGGTATCGTCAAAGTAA
- a CDS encoding KH domain-containing protein, with product MSRYFDTVNFLVENLVEDKSSFHLESNEKGKSIFIKIIVDETNMGKLIGKNGRIITSIRTLISSIAKKENKIVKIEIKKAG from the coding sequence ATGAGTAGATATTTTGATACTGTGAATTTTTTAGTAGAAAACCTGGTTGAAGATAAAAGTTCTTTTCACCTTGAGAGCAATGAAAAAGGGAAAAGCATATTTATTAAGATAATAGTAGATGAGACAAATATGGGTAAATTAATAGGAAAAAACGGAAGAATTATTACATCTATAAGAACGCTTATCTCTTCAATTGCCAAAAAAGAAAATAAAATAGTAAAAATAGAAATAAAAAAAGCCGGATAG
- the rimM gene encoding ribosome maturation factor RimM (Essential for efficient processing of 16S rRNA) → MELVNIGTITGTHHLNGAVKVTSIFQDTDVIISEKVLLEKNNDKKLCTVKSVKRINNKKLIVEFSEISNINDAKSLNGYQVKIRRDLLPEKTEEDFYYNDLLGMKVFEKEEYLGDILDTMETAAHDILVVVNSDGREILVPMVDIFVKKIDFEAGKIEVELIEGMKE, encoded by the coding sequence ATGGAATTAGTAAATATCGGGACAATAACAGGGACTCATCATTTGAACGGAGCAGTAAAAGTCACGTCAATATTTCAGGATACTGATGTGATAATATCGGAAAAGGTGCTGCTGGAAAAGAATAATGACAAGAAGCTCTGTACTGTCAAATCAGTAAAAAGAATAAATAATAAAAAGCTTATAGTGGAATTTTCCGAAATAAGCAACATAAATGATGCCAAAAGTCTAAACGGATATCAGGTAAAAATTCGAAGAGATCTTCTGCCGGAAAAGACGGAAGAAGATTTTTATTATAATGATCTGCTGGGAATGAAAGTCTTTGAAAAAGAGGAATATCTCGGAGATATTTTAGATACTATGGAAACTGCGGCTCACGATATTTTAGTAGTGGTAAACAGTGACGGCAGGGAGATACTTGTGCCGATGGTTGATATTTTTGTGAAAAAGATAGATTTTGAAGCGGGAAAAATAGAAGTAGAATTAATAGAAGGAATGAAAGAATGA
- the trmD gene encoding tRNA (guanosine(37)-N1)-methyltransferase TrmD, with the protein MKFTVLTLFPEIFELYLNQTIIQRAVDMGIVTYEIVNIREFSGNKHGQVDDTPFGGGAGMVLKPEPYWNYFKIKNAENPKKPFVIFVTPQGIPANQNIISDIAEKEDVVLISGRYEGLDQRVIDNFVDMEVSIGDFVLSSGDLPVLCLMDSVIRIKDGVIKKESFETDSFYNGLLGFPQYTKPAVIEGVEVPEVLTSGHHKKIDEYRLLESLKKTCKNRPDLLEKKIKEDENFRAVWEKYKKEIEL; encoded by the coding sequence ATGAAATTTACTGTATTAACTTTATTTCCTGAGATATTCGAGCTGTATCTGAATCAGACGATCATACAGAGAGCTGTGGATATGGGAATTGTAACTTATGAAATCGTAAATATCAGGGAATTCAGTGGAAATAAACACGGGCAGGTAGATGACACCCCATTCGGCGGCGGTGCAGGAATGGTCTTAAAACCTGAACCTTACTGGAATTATTTTAAGATAAAAAATGCGGAAAATCCCAAAAAGCCTTTTGTTATTTTTGTTACCCCTCAGGGAATACCTGCAAACCAAAATATAATAAGCGATATTGCCGAAAAAGAAGATGTGGTGCTGATATCCGGAAGATATGAAGGACTGGATCAAAGGGTAATTGATAATTTTGTGGATATGGAGGTTTCTATAGGAGACTTTGTTTTGAGCAGCGGCGATCTGCCGGTACTTTGTCTTATGGATTCGGTAATACGGATAAAAGACGGAGTCATAAAAAAAGAATCTTTTGAAACAGATTCATTTTATAATGGTCTTCTTGGTTTTCCCCAGTATACCAAACCGGCTGTAATAGAAGGTGTAGAGGTTCCGGAAGTACTGACATCCGGACACCATAAAAAAATAGATGAATACAGACTTCTCGAATCATTGAAAAAAACCTGTAAAAACCGTCCGGATCTTTTGGAAAAGAAAATTAAGGAAGATGAAAATTTTCGGGCAGTATGGGAAAAATATAAAAAGGAGATAGAATTATGA
- a CDS encoding gamma carbonic anhydrase family protein: MIYSLGEKMPKVDKDTYVAESAAVIGDVELADGVNIWFGAVLRGDLEKISIGSGSNVQDNSTIHTDFGIPCRIGKNVTVGHNVILHSCDIGDNVIVGMGSTVLNGAKVGTNCLIGANSLVTHKLPHEDGVLIMGQPAKVIRKLTEDEIKHIFENADHYVKNGRYFKENLKEIK, translated from the coding sequence ATGATATATTCATTGGGAGAAAAAATGCCAAAAGTGGATAAGGATACTTATGTGGCAGAGTCAGCCGCAGTAATAGGCGACGTAGAGCTTGCAGACGGTGTAAATATATGGTTTGGTGCTGTCTTAAGAGGAGATCTCGAAAAAATAAGCATTGGTTCAGGGAGTAATGTTCAGGATAATTCGACAATACATACTGATTTTGGTATACCATGCAGAATCGGGAAAAATGTTACAGTGGGACATAATGTTATTCTTCACAGCTGTGATATTGGTGATAATGTTATAGTAGGAATGGGAAGTACGGTATTAAACGGCGCAAAAGTAGGAACAAACTGCCTTATAGGAGCAAATTCCCTTGTTACACATAAGCTTCCGCATGAAGACGGGGTTCTCATAATGGGACAGCCTGCCAAAGTAATAAGAAAACTAACAGAAGATGAAATAAAGCATATTTTTGAGAATGCAGATCATTATGTGAAAAACGGAAGATACTTTAAAGAAAATCTAAAGGAGATCAAATGA
- a CDS encoding RNA methyltransferase: protein MREKVYVGLVHYPVYNKNNDIVATSVTNFDIHDISRTCRTYDIENYFIITPLDAQKELTGRIIGFWQEGCGIEFNKNRNEAFEHTRLMDSIEDCIKKITEKEGKEPRIITTSAKTFPNSVSYKELSSEIYDDENPYFLLFGTGWGLTDEIMEMSYKILNPIRGKTEYNHLSVRSAVSIILDRLFGDN from the coding sequence ATGAGGGAAAAGGTATATGTAGGTTTGGTACATTATCCTGTGTATAATAAAAATAACGATATTGTGGCAACATCAGTTACAAATTTTGATATACACGATATATCAAGAACATGCCGCACATATGATATAGAAAATTATTTTATAATAACTCCGCTTGATGCACAGAAAGAGCTGACAGGAAGAATAATAGGATTCTGGCAGGAAGGCTGTGGTATAGAGTTTAACAAAAACAGAAATGAAGCATTTGAGCATACACGGCTTATGGATTCCATAGAAGACTGCATAAAAAAAATCACAGAAAAAGAAGGGAAAGAACCGAGAATAATAACAACATCTGCAAAAACCTTTCCCAATTCAGTATCTTACAAGGAATTAAGCAGTGAAATATACGATGATGAAAATCCTTATTTTCTTCTTTTCGGAACCGGATGGGGTCTGACAGATGAAATAATGGAAATGTCATATAAAATACTTAATCCTATAAGGGGAAAGACAGAATATAATCACCTTTCAGTAAGAAGTGCTGTTTCAATTATACTGGACAGACTGTTTGGCGATAACTGA
- a CDS encoding nucleotidyltransferase domain-containing protein, translating into MDGYVRNIILNELKELEKKENIKILFAVESGSRAWGFESKDSDYDVRFVYVRPLEWYMSISKRKNTLEVMINEDLDFAGWDLNKAVELLAKSNPPLGEWLNSSIVYTEKDNIIAEFDKLFDKYLRENALVYHYLSMASKDMETLREKREIKLKKYFYMLRSLLASKWVMLYHEKPPILLSELLTLVKNEAIQREVDKLLEIKKAGDESTKIVGNEIINEFIFDTKKEVEKMVKEIPNSKNTDLKFLDKFFLDKVLYYEKI; encoded by the coding sequence GTGGATGGATATGTAAGAAATATTATATTAAACGAGCTGAAAGAACTTGAAAAAAAAGAAAATATAAAAATACTTTTTGCTGTGGAATCAGGGAGCAGAGCATGGGGCTTTGAATCTAAAGACAGCGATTATGATGTTCGTTTTGTATACGTAAGACCTCTTGAATGGTATATGTCAATAAGCAAAAGAAAAAATACATTAGAAGTTATGATAAATGAAGATTTGGATTTCGCAGGCTGGGATCTGAATAAAGCTGTCGAGCTGCTGGCTAAAAGCAACCCGCCTTTGGGGGAATGGCTGAATTCCAGTATTGTTTATACAGAAAAGGATAATATTATTGCTGAGTTTGATAAGCTTTTTGATAAATATCTCAGAGAAAACGCCTTAGTGTATCATTATTTGAGCATGGCTTCCAAAGATATGGAAACTCTCCGTGAAAAAAGAGAAATAAAACTAAAAAAATATTTTTATATGTTAAGATCATTACTGGCATCAAAATGGGTAATGCTGTATCACGAAAAGCCCCCTATACTTTTGAGCGAGCTTTTGACACTTGTAAAGAATGAAGCAATTCAAAGAGAAGTGGATAAACTTCTGGAAATAAAGAAAGCAGGAGACGAAAGTACTAAGATAGTGGGAAATGAAATAATTAATGAGTTTATTTTTGATACAAAAAAAGAAGTAGAAAAAATGGTGAAAGAAATTCCGAATTCTAAAAATACCGATCTGAAATTTCTGGATAAGTTTTTCCTTGATAAAGTTCTTTATTATGAAAAAATATAA
- the dhaK gene encoding dihydroxyacetone kinase subunit DhaK: MKKLINKTENIVREMLEGLAEAYPDILEKLPDFNIIKRKTVSSKVNLVSGGGSGHEPAHAGYVGYGMLDAAVAGEVFTSPTPDQVLEGIKAVKSEKGVLLIIKNYSGDIMNFEMAADMAEMEDIKVEKVVVNDDIAMEDSTYTIGRRGVAGTVLVHKISGAAAEDGLELDEVKRIAEKTIKNVKTLGMSLGPCTVPASGKESFHLEDDEIEMGLGIHGEPGIHKGKLKTADEHVEYMMEKLLSEQKFSENEKTAVLINGLGATPLMELYIINRKVSEILKNKKIEISETIVGNYMTSLEMPGFSITLLKLDEELEKYLKFKARTPAYKN, from the coding sequence ATGAAAAAATTGATCAACAAGACAGAGAATATTGTGAGAGAAATGCTGGAGGGACTGGCTGAAGCTTATCCGGATATTCTTGAAAAATTACCGGACTTTAATATTATCAAAAGAAAAACTGTAAGCAGCAAGGTAAATCTCGTGAGCGGAGGGGGAAGCGGTCATGAGCCTGCACACGCAGGATACGTAGGGTATGGAATGCTGGACGCGGCAGTAGCCGGGGAAGTATTTACATCACCGACACCGGATCAGGTGCTAGAGGGAATAAAAGCTGTAAAATCAGAAAAAGGAGTGCTTCTTATAATAAAAAATTACAGCGGAGACATTATGAACTTTGAAATGGCAGCAGATATGGCAGAAATGGAAGATATAAAAGTGGAAAAGGTAGTAGTAAATGATGATATAGCGATGGAGGACAGTACATATACCATAGGAAGAAGAGGGGTGGCGGGAACAGTGCTGGTTCACAAGATCAGCGGTGCAGCGGCCGAAGACGGTCTTGAGCTTGATGAAGTAAAAAGAATTGCAGAAAAAACAATAAAAAACGTAAAAACCCTGGGTATGTCTCTGGGACCGTGCACAGTACCTGCAAGCGGCAAAGAAAGCTTTCATCTGGAGGATGATGAAATAGAAATGGGACTGGGAATTCATGGCGAACCCGGTATACATAAGGGAAAATTAAAAACAGCAGATGAACATGTGGAATATATGATGGAAAAACTTCTCTCCGAGCAGAAATTTTCTGAAAATGAAAAGACTGCAGTATTAATAAACGGATTAGGTGCAACACCGCTGATGGAACTTTATATAATAAACAGAAAAGTTTCTGAAATTTTGAAAAATAAAAAAATAGAAATATCAGAAACTATAGTAGGTAATTATATGACTTCTCTTGAAATGCCGGGCTTCTCCATAACATTGCTAAAGCTTGATGAAGAACTGGAAAAATATCTGAAATTTAAGGCCAGAACACCGGCATATAAAAACTGA